The Deltaproteobacteria bacterium genome contains a region encoding:
- a CDS encoding methyltransferase domain-containing protein, which translates to MMNKDWDKSYTEGDAPWDTGFPSSELKKVIKSGIVKLCRALDIGCGTGTNAIYLAQKGFDVTALDVSDIAIKMAMEKVKTVGVKVDFIKTTLPDLNIKGGPFDFIFDRGCFHTIKDSDRTIFVEMLIKLTTEGSVYLMLCGNAKEPREDGPPTLREDEIRDVFSAFFDFIWLEDFRFDANKEQKPGPLGYSCLMKRKNQIIENDKK; encoded by the coding sequence ATGATGAATAAAGACTGGGATAAAAGTTACACAGAGGGTGATGCGCCATGGGATACAGGTTTCCCTTCATCCGAACTAAAGAAAGTCATTAAAAGCGGTATTGTTAAACTATGTCGTGCCCTTGACATCGGATGCGGCACAGGGACAAATGCCATCTATCTTGCACAGAAGGGATTTGATGTAACTGCTTTAGATGTGTCTGATATTGCCATAAAAATGGCAATGGAAAAAGTAAAAACTGTCGGGGTCAAGGTAGATTTTATCAAAACAACTTTGCCTGATTTGAATATAAAAGGAGGACCGTTTGACTTTATCTTTGACAGAGGATGCTTTCATACCATTAAAGACAGCGATAGGACAATATTCGTTGAAATGCTAATAAAATTAACTACAGAGGGGAGTGTATATCTCATGCTGTGCGGCAATGCAAAAGAACCAAGGGAAGACGGTCCGCCAACCTTGAGAGAAGATGAAATAAGGGATGTATTTTCCGCATTCTTTGACTTTATCTGGCTTGAAGACTTCAGGTTTGATGCCAATAAAGAACAAAAACCAGGACCACTAGGTTATTCGTGCCTTATGAAAAGAAAAAATCAGATTATAGAAAATGACAAAAAATAA
- a CDS encoding Glu/Leu/Phe/Val dehydrogenase, translating to MTECQNDTYKEVLDRLEDVNRYLNLPDAIYNRLRIPKRAIIVSVPVMMDDGTVKFFEGYRVQHNTARGPTKGGIRYHPKVTLNEITALAALMTWKCAVVDIPFGGAKGGIAVDATKMSRDEIKRMTRRYTYELLPFIGPEQDIPAPDMYTNEQVMAWIMDTYSMAKGYSVPGVVTGKPICIGGSMGRREATSKGLVAVLLEAVRNLGLSVEGLRTAIIGFGNVGAIAARLLYEKGAKIVAVSDSKGAIYNSRGLNIIDVLKFKRENKTVVGFKPADNITLDELISIDCDVLIPAATEGQINSKNAGTVRAKIIAEGANAPTTPDADKILNDKSVIMLPDILANAGGVVVSYFEWVQDLQRFFWKEDEIYKRLEEIMINAYRQVYALSKDKNLDMRTSALLLGVKRVAEAIEVRGLYP from the coding sequence CTGACGCTATTTACAACAGACTCCGCATACCAAAGAGAGCAATAATCGTATCTGTGCCTGTTATGATGGATGACGGAACCGTGAAATTTTTTGAAGGCTACAGAGTTCAGCACAACACGGCACGGGGACCTACAAAAGGTGGCATCCGCTACCACCCCAAAGTAACCTTAAATGAGATTACTGCCCTTGCAGCGCTTATGACATGGAAATGTGCAGTTGTTGACATTCCATTCGGTGGTGCAAAGGGGGGGATTGCCGTAGATGCAACAAAGATGTCAAGGGATGAAATCAAGAGGATGACTAGGAGATACACATATGAACTCCTTCCGTTTATAGGTCCTGAGCAGGACATACCCGCGCCTGATATGTATACAAACGAACAGGTAATGGCATGGATTATGGATACATACAGCATGGCAAAGGGCTACTCTGTGCCGGGCGTTGTTACAGGAAAACCTATCTGCATAGGCGGTTCTATGGGAAGGAGGGAGGCGACATCAAAAGGACTTGTTGCAGTCCTGCTGGAGGCAGTCAGGAATTTGGGACTTTCTGTTGAAGGCTTGAGGACTGCGATAATCGGCTTTGGAAATGTCGGCGCAATTGCCGCAAGACTTCTTTATGAAAAGGGGGCAAAGATTGTTGCAGTGAGCGATTCCAAGGGCGCAATATATAATTCAAGAGGTTTGAATATAATTGATGTTCTGAAATTTAAAAGAGAAAATAAAACAGTTGTTGGATTTAAGCCTGCTGATAATATCACGTTGGATGAACTCATCTCTATTGACTGCGATGTGCTTATCCCCGCTGCTACAGAAGGACAGATAAATTCAAAAAATGCAGGGACTGTCAGGGCAAAGATAATTGCAGAGGGCGCAAATGCACCCACAACACCAGATGCAGATAAGATTTTAAATGACAAAAGTGTAATTATGCTCCCTGATATACTTGCAAATGCAGGCGGTGTTGTTGTCTCATACTTTGAATGGGTTCAGGATTTACAGAGATTTTTCTGGAAAGAGGATGAAATATACAAAAGGCTTGAGGAGATTATGATAAATGCATACAGACAGGTATATGCCCTTTCAAAAGATAAAAATCTTGATATGCGGACATCTGCACTTCTGCTCGGTGTTAAAAGGGTTGCAGAGGCTATTGAGGTAAGAGGGCTTTATCCGTAA